From Pristiophorus japonicus isolate sPriJap1 chromosome 1, sPriJap1.hap1, whole genome shotgun sequence, a single genomic window includes:
- the LOC139250854 gene encoding Krueppel-like factor 10 isoform X1, which produces MSTAAKWLQCSGAALSLCEYLHLIHCCKPACEEMMETDFKMCWDNECSWSSGTEQGDIEAVEALMSMSCSWKSDTKSYMELRPLTPASDVSEESEDSLLPSSKDFHTLPLFCLTPPYSPPNFEASQMVHPIMPVPSTVLTKVEPPLSRPSRVVEASFPVSTDVKFIQSAKPAEVATRQRSQATSVIRHTADVLSCTNGSCPVRTPQASADQKSIHMTNPAGETEEKMLESNGTKMKNCVSHELISSIKPVNEGNKGPMAYLAPTVNSMSFLGQVLISSSQPPVITRHRQASMLVSSPVSSGVPLMPIICQVLPVTTSSPVMTAVIPNTPSGKQPTVSPPVVFMGTPVSKGALMFVVPQPTVKHTRPLVTSLNGTRLSPIAPAPGFLPPVQKIVAQVDVSRHRSHVCDHPGCGKTYFKSSHLKAHMRTHTGEKPFSCNWEACDRKFARSDELSRHRRTHTGEKKFACPMCERRFMRSDHLTKHARRHLSAKKVASWQMEVSKLNDIVPPVTAP; this is translated from the exons ATGTCAACAGCTGCAAAGTGGCTACAGTGTAGCGGAGCGGCGCTTTCTTTGTGTGAGTATCTGCACCTAATCCATTGCTGCAAGCCAGCCTGC GAGGAAATGATGGAGACAGACTTCAAAATGTGCTGGGACAATGAATGCTCCTGGAGCAGCGGGACAGAACAAGGTGACATTGAGGCGGTGGAAGCACTCATGTCAATGAGCTGCAGCTGGAAATCAGACACCAAAAGTTACATGGAGCTGAGACCACTGACACCAGCATCTGATGTATCTGAGGAATCTGAAGATAGTTTGCTGCCCAGTTCTAAAGATTTCCACACATTGCCTCTGTTT TGTCTAACCCCACCGTATAGTCCTCCTAACTTTGAGGCATCTCAAATGGTTCATCCTATAATGCCGGTCCCTTCCACTGTATTAACTAAAGTGGAGCCTCCTTTATCCAGACCTAGCAGGGTCGTTGAAGCATCATTTCCAGTGTCCACAGATGTAAAATTCATCCAGAGTGCAAAACCAGCAGAGGTAGCTACAAGACAACGATCACAAGCCACAAGTGTGATTCGTCACACTGCAGACGTGTTATCATGTACAAATGGCTCTTGCCCAGTTAGGACGCCCCAGGCCTCTGCTGATCAGAAATCAATACACATGACAAACCCAGCAGGTGAAACTGAAGAGAAAATGTTAGAAAGTAATGGCACTAAAATGAAAAACTGTGTATCACATGAACTAATTTCTTCAATCAAACCAGTAAATGAAGGCAATAAAGGACCAATGGCATATTTAGCACCAACTGTGAATTCCATGTCATTCTTGGGACAAGTTCTTATTTCAAGTTCCCAGCCTCCTGTCATCACTCGGCATCGGCAAGCTTCAATGTTGGTGTCGTCTCCAGTCTCTTCTGGTGTGCCACTAATGCCCATCATCTGCCAAGTGCTACCAGTCACTACGAGCAGCCCTGTCATGACTGCTGTAATCCCCAACACTCCTTCTGGGAAGCAGCCCACCGTGAGCCCACCTGTTGTATTCATGGGAACTCCAGTTTCAAAAGGTGCCTTGATGTTTGTTGTGCCACAGCCCACAGTCAAGCATACAAGACCGCTGGTCACAAGCCTAAATGGCACCAGACTTTCTCCTATTGCTCCTGCCCCAGGCTTTCTGCCACCTGTTCAGAAAATTGTTGCCCAGGTTGATGTATCTCGACACCGCAGTCACGTCTGTGATCACCCAGGCTGTGGGAAAACTTACTTCAAAAGTTCTCATCTGAAAGCCCACATGAGGACTCACACAG GTGAGAAACCCTTCAGCTGCAATTGGGAAGCTTGTGATAGGAAGTTTGCACGTTCCGATGAGCTATCCCGGCATCGCAGGACCCACACGGGCGAAAAGAAGTTTGCATGCCCGATGTGCGAGCGGCGGTTCATGCGGAGCGATCACCTGACCAAGCATGCTCGCCGACACCTGTCTGCGAAGAAGGTTGCAAGCTGGCAGATGGAAGTGAGCAAGCTGAATGACATCGTCCCTCCAGTGACTGCTCCCTAA
- the LOC139250854 gene encoding Krueppel-like factor 10 isoform X2, translating to MMETDFKMCWDNECSWSSGTEQGDIEAVEALMSMSCSWKSDTKSYMELRPLTPASDVSEESEDSLLPSSKDFHTLPLFCLTPPYSPPNFEASQMVHPIMPVPSTVLTKVEPPLSRPSRVVEASFPVSTDVKFIQSAKPAEVATRQRSQATSVIRHTADVLSCTNGSCPVRTPQASADQKSIHMTNPAGETEEKMLESNGTKMKNCVSHELISSIKPVNEGNKGPMAYLAPTVNSMSFLGQVLISSSQPPVITRHRQASMLVSSPVSSGVPLMPIICQVLPVTTSSPVMTAVIPNTPSGKQPTVSPPVVFMGTPVSKGALMFVVPQPTVKHTRPLVTSLNGTRLSPIAPAPGFLPPVQKIVAQVDVSRHRSHVCDHPGCGKTYFKSSHLKAHMRTHTGEKPFSCNWEACDRKFARSDELSRHRRTHTGEKKFACPMCERRFMRSDHLTKHARRHLSAKKVASWQMEVSKLNDIVPPVTAP from the exons ATGATGGAGACAGACTTCAAAATGTGCTGGGACAATGAATGCTCCTGGAGCAGCGGGACAGAACAAGGTGACATTGAGGCGGTGGAAGCACTCATGTCAATGAGCTGCAGCTGGAAATCAGACACCAAAAGTTACATGGAGCTGAGACCACTGACACCAGCATCTGATGTATCTGAGGAATCTGAAGATAGTTTGCTGCCCAGTTCTAAAGATTTCCACACATTGCCTCTGTTT TGTCTAACCCCACCGTATAGTCCTCCTAACTTTGAGGCATCTCAAATGGTTCATCCTATAATGCCGGTCCCTTCCACTGTATTAACTAAAGTGGAGCCTCCTTTATCCAGACCTAGCAGGGTCGTTGAAGCATCATTTCCAGTGTCCACAGATGTAAAATTCATCCAGAGTGCAAAACCAGCAGAGGTAGCTACAAGACAACGATCACAAGCCACAAGTGTGATTCGTCACACTGCAGACGTGTTATCATGTACAAATGGCTCTTGCCCAGTTAGGACGCCCCAGGCCTCTGCTGATCAGAAATCAATACACATGACAAACCCAGCAGGTGAAACTGAAGAGAAAATGTTAGAAAGTAATGGCACTAAAATGAAAAACTGTGTATCACATGAACTAATTTCTTCAATCAAACCAGTAAATGAAGGCAATAAAGGACCAATGGCATATTTAGCACCAACTGTGAATTCCATGTCATTCTTGGGACAAGTTCTTATTTCAAGTTCCCAGCCTCCTGTCATCACTCGGCATCGGCAAGCTTCAATGTTGGTGTCGTCTCCAGTCTCTTCTGGTGTGCCACTAATGCCCATCATCTGCCAAGTGCTACCAGTCACTACGAGCAGCCCTGTCATGACTGCTGTAATCCCCAACACTCCTTCTGGGAAGCAGCCCACCGTGAGCCCACCTGTTGTATTCATGGGAACTCCAGTTTCAAAAGGTGCCTTGATGTTTGTTGTGCCACAGCCCACAGTCAAGCATACAAGACCGCTGGTCACAAGCCTAAATGGCACCAGACTTTCTCCTATTGCTCCTGCCCCAGGCTTTCTGCCACCTGTTCAGAAAATTGTTGCCCAGGTTGATGTATCTCGACACCGCAGTCACGTCTGTGATCACCCAGGCTGTGGGAAAACTTACTTCAAAAGTTCTCATCTGAAAGCCCACATGAGGACTCACACAG GTGAGAAACCCTTCAGCTGCAATTGGGAAGCTTGTGATAGGAAGTTTGCACGTTCCGATGAGCTATCCCGGCATCGCAGGACCCACACGGGCGAAAAGAAGTTTGCATGCCCGATGTGCGAGCGGCGGTTCATGCGGAGCGATCACCTGACCAAGCATGCTCGCCGACACCTGTCTGCGAAGAAGGTTGCAAGCTGGCAGATGGAAGTGAGCAAGCTGAATGACATCGTCCCTCCAGTGACTGCTCCCTAA